The Rhodobacter sp. 24-YEA-8 DNA segment GGCGCGAATGGGGGCTGCGGCAAGGCATTATCTTTCCGGCGTGCCGATGCATTGGATGACCGACTGGCCGATGCCGCATCTCGCGGTGATCGCGAAAGCCAGCGGCGCGCAGATCATCGATATCGACGGGCATCAGATTGACGATTTCTGCCTGGGCGATACCGGCTCGATGTTTGGCCACTCCCCTGCCCCGGTGGCGCGTGCGATCCGCGCCCAGGCCACGCGCGGGCTGACCTATATGCTGCCCTCGGATGCCGTGGCCGAGGCGGGGCGCCTGCTCTCGGACCGCTTTGGCGAGATGCAGTGGCAGATCGCGACAACCGCGACCGATGCCAATCGGTTTGCCATCAAAGTGGCGCGGGCGGTGACCGGGCGGCCGAAGATCCTTGTGTTCAACGGTTGTTACCATGGCACCGTTGATGATGTCATGGTTGAGCTGGTCAATGGGGTCACGCAAAACCGCCAGGGGCTTCTGGGCCAGATCGCCGATCTGACGCCTGGTGCGATAGCGGTCGAATTCAACGATCTGGCAGCCGTCGAGGCGGCGCTGGCGCAAGGTGATGTCGCGGCCATCCTGACCGAGCCGGTGATGACCAATTCCTGCATGGTGCTGCCCGCGCCGGGCTTTCACGACGGGCTGCGCCGGCTGGCCTCGCAATATGACGCGCTTCTGATGATCGACGAGACGCATACGCTCTCTTCGGGTCTGGGCGGCTATACCGGCGTGCACGGGCTGTCGCCCGATATGTTCATTGTCGGAAAATGCGTGGCGGGGGGGATGCCGACGGCGGTCTGGGGCATGAGCGACCAGGTCGCGAAACGCTACGCCACCGCCAATGCCGCCCGCGCGCCCGGCCATTCCGGCATGGGAACAACGCTTTCGGCCAATCCGATGCAATTCGCCTGTCTGGTGGCGACCCTTTCAGAGGTGATGACGGCCAAAGCCTATGCCAGGATGGAAAAAGGCGCGGCGCGGCTGGCTAAGGGGCTGACCAAGGCGATCCGCAAGGCGCAGGCCCCCTGGCATGTCGCGCGTGTCGGCGCCCGGGTCGAATTCATCTGCGCGCCCGAACCCCTGAAAAACGGCACCGAGGCCGGTCTCGCCCATCACCATGCCGTCGAGGCAGCGGTACATCTGGGCCTTCTGAACCGGGGCAGCCTGATCGCCCCCTTCCACAATATGATGCTCGTGAGCCCGGTGACGACGAAAGGGCAGATCGATCGCCTGATCGCGCATTTCGCCGCCGTCCTGGCCGAGCTTTTCCCTGCCCCCAGAAAACCGGCGTGAAAGAAAACTGAGATGACCGAGACCAGCCCCTCCGGCTCCACCCTGGCCGAGGCCGAAACCTTCCTCGCCGCCCATCCCGAAATCGAGGCCTTTGACATCATCCTGCATGACGCCAATGGCATCGGGCGGGGCAAGATCATCCGGCGACACGAGCTGGAGGGTCTGTACAAATCCGGCCGCCATCTGCCGATCTCGATCCTCGGCCTCGATATCTGCGGCGAGGATGTGCATGAGACCGGGCTGATCTGGGATCAGGGCGATGGCGATCTGCGCGCCTGGCCGATCCCCGGCACGCTGGTGGCCCTGCACGGGACCACCCCGCCCCGCGGCGAGGTCTTCATGTCGATGTATACGCTGGACGGCGCGCCGATGACCTCCGACCCGCGCCATGCGCTGGCAGCCCAGGTCGGGGCGCTTGCCGCAGAGGGTCTTTACCCCGCCGGAGCCTTCGAGCTGGAATTCTTCCTGCTCGAGAACACGCGCGACCAATATGGCAAGATGCAGCCCGCCCGCGATGTGCTGGACGGTCGCGCATCGCGGAAGACCGAGGTCTATTCCGTCGACCACCTCCATGGTATGCTGCCTCTGTTTTCCGATATTTACGCAGGCGCGAAGGCGGCAGGGATCAATGCCGAGACGATGATCTCGGAATATGCGCCCGGCCAATATGAGCTGACGCTGCATTACCGCGAGAATGTCATGCAGGCGGCCGATGACGTGGTGCGGCTGAAGCGGATCGTGCGCGCCCAGGCCCGCGCCCATGGCGTGACCGCCTGCTTCATGGCCAAACCGAACGAGAATTACGCCGGGTCGGGGATGCATTTCCACGTCTCGATGCAGGACGCCTCGGGCAAGAATATCTTCCGTGAAGAGGTCGAGGGCCAGTGGAATGAGGCCATCCGCCACGCGCTTGGCGGGCTGAAAGAAACGATGGCGGAATCGATGCTGGTCTTCGCGCCACATGCCAATTCCTGGCGCCGCTTTGCCTCGCAATCTTATGCGCCGGTCTCGCCGACCTGGGGAGTGAACAACCGTTCGGTCGCGCTCCGGATCCCGGCAGGTGACATCCGTGCGCGCCGGATCGAGCATCGCCCCTCTGGCGTTGACGCGAGCCCCTATCTGGTCGGCGCCACCGTGCTGGCGGGGATCCGGCACGGGATGAAAAATCAGATCGACCCAGGCCCGGAAACCACCGGAAATGGCTATGAAGAGGCTGGCACCAGCGCGATCCCCTCTGACTGGAAATCGGCCATCGATGCGGCGAAGCAGTCGGACTTCCTGAAGGAGGCACTCGGGGAAGACATGCACCGCACCTTTACCGCGATCAAGGCGGCGGAATATGGCCGGGTGATGCGGACGGTCTCCGAAGTCGATTTCGATCTCTATCTGCATACGGTGTGACGGCCGCATCCGGGCAAGGGGGCGCTGCCCCCGTCCCGTTCCGGGCCTCCCCCGGGATATTTTGAGACAGATGAAATCAGCCGAGGTTTTCATCTGTCCTTAAATATCCCCGCCGGAGGCTCCCGCAATCAGCCAGAGACGCAGTGGCGGAACAGGGGAGTTGGTCCTCAGACCGGCCGCGCGCCCCAGAGGATGACTGCGGCACCGGCCAAAGCAAGGGCGGCTCCAATCAGGTCGGTCGCGCGTGGCGCCTCGCCCTCGGCGAACCAGAGCCAGGCGAGCGAGGCACAGATATAGATGCCGCCATAGGCTGCGTAAGAGCGGCCCGCATGTTCGGGCGGTGTCAGGGCCAGAAACCAGGCGAAACCAATCAGCGCCAGCGTGCCTGGGATCAGCCAGAGCACTGCCGCGCCCTGTTTCCACCAGGCCCAGAAGGCAAAGCAGCCGGCGATTTCAGCGATTGCTGCCCCGATGTAAAGCGCGCCTGTCATGCGCCGGAGCTGTCGCGCCAGCGGTTCACCATCGGATAGCGGCGGTCGAGCCAGAAGGCTTTCTGGGTCAACCGCACGCCGGGCGCTGCCTGGAACCGCTTCCACTCAGAGATGCAGACGAGGTGTTCGACCCGCTTCACCGTCTCGCGTGCGAAGCCTTTCGCGACCAGATCTGCGACCGAAAGGTCATTCTCGATCAGCCCTTCGAGGATCGCATCCAGCACCTCATAAGGCGGCAGGCTGTCATCATCGCGCTGATCGGGGCGCAGCTCGGCGGATGGCGGTTTCGTGATCACACGTTCCGGCATGACCGGGCCGGACGGGCCTTTCATCCAGGGCCGGTGGTTCTCATTCCTCCACCGCGCCGTCAGGAAGACCCGCGTCTTATACATGTCCTTGATCGGGTTATAGCCGCCATTCATATCGCCATAAATGGTGCAATAGCCGACCGCGACTTCGGATTTATTCCCTGTGGTCAGCAGCATCGCGCCGAATTTGTTCGATATTCCCATCAGCATCAGCCCGCGCAGGCGGGACTGGATGTTTTCCTCGGTCACGTCCGGCCCGGTGCCAGCAAAGACATGCGCCAATGCCTCTCCCACCGCTCCGCGCGCGCCCACGATGGACACGGTGTCGAGTTTCGCCCCCAAAAGCCGCGCGACCTCAGCCGCGTCCTCCAGCGAATGCGCGCTGGTATATTCCGAAGGCAGCATCACGCAATGCACGTTTGCAGGCCCGAGCGCATCGGCGGCAATCGCCGCAACAATTGCGGAATCGATACCACCCGACAGGCCCAGCACCGCTTTGGAAAAGCCGGATTTGCGCATGTAATCGCCAAGACCCATGACGCAGGCGCGGTAATCGGCCTCACCGATCGGGGGAATGCTGGCGATCTCGCCCGGATCGGCCTCCCAGCCTTCCGCGCCACGGCGGAAGGTCACCAGCGTGCTGACCTCGTCGAATTGCGGCATCTGCACCGCGAGCCGCCCGCCCCGGTTGAGAACCATCGACGAGCCGTCAAACACCTGATCATCCTGGCCGCCAACCATATTCAGATAGATCAGCGGCAGCCCGGTCTCGACCACGCGCTCGACCATGAGATTGAGCCGCAGATTGGGCTTGCCGCGATGATAAGGCGAGCCATTCGGGATCAGCAGGATCTCGGCCCCGGTCTCGGCCAGCGTCTCGGCGACATCGGGGTGCCAGGCATCTTCGCAGATCGGCGTACCGATACGGACGCCTTTCACCACATAGGGGCCAGTGACATCGGCGGCGGAAAACAGCCGCTTCTCATCGAAAACCGCGTCATTCGGCAGATGGTGCTTGAGCACCCGGGCAGAGATTTTACCGCCTTCAAGGATGTAATAGCCGTTGAAAAGCTGACCATTCGCCAGAACCGGCCCGCCTATCCCAAGCGCGGGGCCGTCGGCGCAGTCGCCTGCCAGCGCCTCGATGGCGCGGATGGCGTCCTGGTGAAAGGCTGGCTTCAGGATCAGATCCTGGGTCTGATAGCCAGTGATGAACATTTCGGTCAGCGCAACCAGATCGGCGCCGGCGGCCTTGCCCTCCTCCCAGAAAGCGCGGGCCTTTGCGGCATTGCCGGCGATATCGCCTAAGACCGGATTGGCCTGCACCAGGAGGAACCGGAATGTATCGGTCATCATCATGTCCTTATCGCGCCTCTCGCCCCACCGCTTCTAGCAGATCGGGACGGGCAGGAAAGCCTCACGCAGATGCGCGGCCTGATGTCTGGACATGGGCGGCTTCCCCTGCTTAGGCTGCGGGCGCAAACGACACCGGAGACATCCTGCAATGCGCAAATTCACGGCATCCCTTTACGCCGCCACACTTGCCGCGCCGCTCGCCACCTGTCTGGCCCTGTCCTCCGGCCCTGCCCTCGCCCAGTCTGATGGCGAGGTCATTACCAAGCAATATGACAACGGATCGGTTTATGAAGGCACCTTCAGAAACGGCCGTCAGCATGGCAAGGGAACCTACCGCCTCCCCAACGGATATGAATATTCCGGCGACTGGGTCGATGGCGAGATCAGGGGCCAGGGCCGGGCACGCTATCCGAACGGATCGGTCTATGAGGGCGCCTTTGAGAAAGGCCAGCCTCAGGGGCGCGGCAAGATCACCTTTGCCGATGGCGGCACCTATGACGGTGACTGGATTGAAGGCAAGATGACCGGCGAGGGCACGGCCACATATCCCAATAACGCGACCTATACCGGCGCTTTCCTGAACGGGCAGCGAAACGGCAAGGGCATTTTGCAAAATGAGGGCGGCTACCGCTATGAGGGCGACTGGGTGAATGGCGTCAAGGAGGGGAGCGGCAAGCTCACCTATTCCGACGGCACCGTTTACGAGGGCGCGATGCGGGCGGATGAGCGCTCGGGCCTGGGCACGCTGACCATGCCGAACGGGCTGGTCTATGCCGGTGGCTGGGCGCAGGGCCAGATCAATGGCGAAGGCAAGCTGACCCAGCCCAATGGCGATGTCTATGAGGGCGCCTTCGTCAACGGCAAACGCGAAGGAAAAGGCATAGCCACCCATAAGGCGGGCGATGTCTATGAGGGCGATTTCAAAGCTGACAAGCGCGATGGCCAGGGCAAATTCTCGACGCCTGACGGCTTCCGCTATGAGGGATCCTGGGTCGCCGGCAAGATGGAGGGGACCGGCTCGGTCACCTATCCCGATGGCTCGGTCTATGTCGGCGCAATGAAGGCGGATCAGTCGCATGGTGAAGGCGCGATCACCTATCCCGACAAATCCACCTATCAGGGCGACTGGGTGAATGGGGTGATCGCGGGCAAGGGCCGCGCGGCTTACGCCAATGGCCAGGTCTATGAAGGCAATTTCGTCAAGGCCCGCCCCGATGGCCAGGGCGTGATGACCCGCCCCGATGGCTACCGCTATGAAGGATCGTGGAAAGCGGGCCTGCGCGATGGAAACGGCACCGCGACCTTCGCCAATGGCACCGTCTACAAGGGTGACTTCAAAGCCGATAAGCGCGATGGCAAGGGCGAGCTCTCCACAACCGAGGGCTACCGCTATATCGGTGACTGGGTGAACAACCAGAGCGAAGGCGAGGGTGTCGCCACCTATGCCACCGGTGATGTCTATGAGGGCGCCTTCAAAGCCGACAAGCGGCATGGACAGGGTAAGATGACCTATAAAACCGGCCAGATCGCGGAAGGCATCTGGCAGGATGGCATCCTGACAGATCCCGCACCTGCCGCCGCGCCCTGAACTGGGCCGGGCAGAGGGGGCGCTGCCCCCTCACCGCTGCGCGGCTCACCCCCGGGATATTTAGAGACAGATGAAATCAGCGAAGGTTCTTCATCTGTCCTTAAATATCCCCGCCGGAGGCTTCCGCAATCAGCCAGAGACCCGACGAAAAATTGAGGCGCGGGTCAGAAAAATGCGCTCTGGCCCTTTTCAGGACGCGTATCTTGCGTATAGTCCCGAACCATGGACACGGGATCGCATCAGATACTCCTGCCGCAGCCGGGCTCCTGCCCGCTCCTGCCGCATGGAACAGCCCCCGGTCTCCTTCTTCTCAGCCTCGTCTGAGCGGGCCTCCGGGCGCGACCGCTCGGATGTGACCAAGCGCCCGGCCTGAGAACCGGCCCGATCCTGCATTTCGGGCCATGGCTGAGACGACAAGACCAAGGACTACCCCCATGGCACAGACTGCTGACACATCCGCCCAACAACCCCGCGTCATGATTTTCGACACCACATTGCGGGATGGCGAGCAATCGCCCGGCGCCACCATGACCCATGCCGAAAAGCTGGAGATTGCGACCCTGCTCGACGAGATGGGCGTCGATATCATCGAGGCGGGTTTCCCGATTGCCTCGGAGGGCGATTTCGCCGCGGTTTCCGAGATCGCGAAAAATGCGAAGACCTCGACCATCTGCGGCCTCGCCCGCGCCAATTTCAAAGATATCGACCGCGCCTGGGAGGCGGTGAAACACGCGAAATCGCCGCGCATTCACACCTTTATCGGCACCTCGCCGCTGCACCGCGCCATTCCCAATCTGGATATGGACCAGATGGCAGAGCGCATCCACCAGACCGTGACCCATGCGCGCAATCTGTGCGACAATATCCAGTGGTCACCGATGGATGCGACCCGGACCGAGGCAGATTATCTCTGCCGCGTGGTCGAAATCGCGATCAAAGCCGGGGCAACCACGATCAATATTCCCGACACCGTCGGCTATACCTATCCGATGGAATCGGCCAAGATCATCCGGATGCTGCTGGAACGTGTGCCCGGCGCCGATGAGATCATTTTCGCGACCCATTGCCATAATGATCTGGGCATGGCGACCGCGAACTCTCTCGCCGCAGTCGAGGCCGGCGCGCGCCAGATCGAATGCACGATCAATGGCCTGGGCGAGCGTGCCGGCAATACCGCGCTGGAAGAGGTGGTGATGGCACTCCGGGTCCGGAACGACATCCTGCCCTACCGGACCGCGATCGACACCACGAAGATCATGCATCTGTCGCGCCGCGTCGCCACCGTTTCGGGCTTTGTGGTGCAGCCGAACAAGGCCATCGTCGGCAAAAACGCTTTCCTGCATGAAAGCGGCATCCACCAGGACGGCGTGCTGAAAAACGTCGAGACCTTCGAGATCATGCGCCCCGAGGATATCGGGCTGAATGCCAAGAACATCGTCATGGGCAAGCATTCGGGCCGCGCCGCTTTGCGCTCGAAACTGGCGGAACTGGGCTATGATCTGGCCGACAACCAGCTGAATGATGTCTTTGTGCGGTTCAAGGCGCTGGCCGACCGCAAGAAAGAGGTCTTTGACGAGGATATCCTGGCCCTGGTCGCCGATGAGCAGACCCTGGACGCGCATGATACGCTGGTTCTGAAGAAGCTGCGGGTGGTCTGCGGCACCGACGGGCCGCAAGAGGCGGATATGGTGCTCTCGGTCGATGGGGTGGATCACCATGTCGATGCGACCGGCGATGGCCCGGTCGATGCGGCCTTTAACTGTGTGAAACAGCTCTTTCCGCATAAGGCGCGGCTGCAGGTCTATCAGGTGGCGGCCGTGACGGCGGGCACCGATGCCCAGGCCACGGTTTCGGTCAGGCTGGAAGAAGACGGGCGGATCGTCACCGGCATGTCGGCCGATACCGACACCATCGTCGCCAGCGTGAAGGCCTATATCAATGCGCTGAACCGTCTGATCGTACGCCGCACCAAATCGGCGCCGAATGACGATCTGAAATCGGTCTCCTACAGCGACGCGCCGTAACGGTTCCGAACCGGACAGGGGCAGGGCAAGGTGGCACATCCCACCTTGCCCTGCCCGCTTCCCCTGCCTCATCCATATTCCCGCTGCCCGATTCCCGAAAGCGGCTTCCGGGCACCATTGCCGGTGGCTGCCGTAACCGCGCGCCCGGCCCTTTAGCCGGAGTCGGGGTGCGTCTCTGGCCGAATGTCGTAAAATGTAAAATTTACTGGCAGAATTTACCTGTTTTGACGTGTAGAATATCGCAAAACTGCAAGCCGGTTTTATGCACGCAGATGTGTGCCGGAACCGTCCCCACGGGCTTTCACAAAACTCTGTGTCTCTTTATATGTAGGCGCCCGCCGGAGTTCTCTGAGTCGCGGGTGCAACAGGTCGTTTTCCCGCCATCTGCCCGGCGCGGGACGCGATCCACAGGACACGAAGGACGCTGCCCGCATGGCGCTTATCCCCGGAATCTTCTCGTCGGACATGGCGATCGACCTCGGCACGGCGAACACGCTTGTCTATATCCGTGGCAAGGGCATCGTCCTGAACGAGCCATCAGTGGTAGCCTATCACACCAAGGACGGCAAAAAGCAGGTCCTCGCGGTCGGCGAAGATGCGAAACTGATGCTGGGCCGGACGCCAGGCTCCATCGAGGCGATCCGCCCGATGCGCGACGGCGTTATCGCCGATTTCGAAGCCGCCGAAGAGATGATCAAGCATTTCATCCGCAAAGTCATTCGTCGTGGCACCTGGACCCGGCTGAAAATCATCGTCTGTGTGCCGCATGGCGCAACCCCCGTGGAAAAACGCGCCATCCGCCAGTCGGTGATCTCGGCAGGTGCGAAACGCGCGGGGCTTTTGTCGGAACCGATTGCCGCGGCCATCGGCGCCGGCATGCCGATCACCGAACCCACCGGCAATATGGTGGTCGATATCGGCGGCGGCACCACCGAGGTCGCGGTGCTTTCGCTGGGCGATATCGTCTATGCGCGTTCGGTCCGTGTCGGCGGTGATCGCATGGATGATGCCATCGTCTCTTACCTGCGCCGCCACCAGAATCTGCTGATCGGCGATTCGACGGCCGAGCGTATCAAGACGTCGATCGGCACGGCCCGGATGCCCGATGACGGGCGCGGCGCGGTCATGCAGATCCGGGGCCGTGACCTCCTGAACGGTGTGCCGAAGGAAACCGAGATCAGCCAGGCTCAGGTCGCCGAGGCGCTGGCCGAACCGGTGCAGCAGATCTGTGACGCGGTGATGCAGGCGCTGGAGGCAACGCCGCCGGACCTGGCCGCTGATATCGTTGACCGTGGCGTCATGCTGACCGGCGGCGGCGCGCTTCTGGGAGATCTCGATCTGGCGCTGCGCGAACAGACCGGGCTGTCGATCTCGGTCGCGAATGAATCGCTGAATTGTGTTGCTCTTGGCACCGGCAAAGCGCTGGAATATGAAAAGCAACTCCGGCATGTGATCGAATACGATATCTGAGCCGGCCCAGTTGAATCAGCCCGGGGTCATCCAGGCCCCGTTTCCACTGGCAAACCCATTTCAAGCACCACCGGGGCGCGCGCGTGTCGAGAAGCCGTAGCGGATCAGAAGAGTTTTCCCGCCCCGTGCGGCGGCTGCTGGTCGGGCTGCTGGTGGCGGCACTTCTGGGGATCTTTATCCTCTGGCGCATCGACAGCCCGAGGGTGGAGCGCTTCCGCGCGGCGCTGGTCGATGCGGTGATCCCCAATATGGAATGGGCACTGGCGCCGGTGACACGCGCCATGACCATGATCGAGGACTTTCAGTCCTACACCCGCATCTATGAACAAAACCAGGAACTGAAGCGCGAATTGCAGCAGATGAAGGCGTGGAAGGAGGCCGCCCTTCAGCTGGAGCAGAAGAATGCGCGGCTTCTGGATCTGAACCATGTGCGGCTCGACCCGAAACTGACGCATGTGACCGGTGTGGTGCTGGCGGACAGTGGCAGCCCGTTTCGCCAGTCGGTGTTGCTGAATGTCGGCGAGCGCGATGGCATCCGCGACGGCTGGGCCACGATGGATGGCATCGGCCTGGTTGGCCGCATCTCGGGCGTTGGCGCCCGCACGAGCCGGGTGATCCTGATCACCGACACCTCAAGCCGCATTCCGGTGACCATTCAGCCTTCGGGACAAAAGGCGCTTTTGTCGGGCGATAACAGCCCCCTGCCGCTTCTCGATTTCATCGAGACCACCGATGAGGTCCGTCCGGGCGACCGGGTCGTGACCTCCGGGGATGGTGGTGTCTTTCCCGCCGGCCTGCTGGTCGGCCAGGTGGCGATGGGCTCGGACCGCCGGCTGCGGGTGGTGCTCGCCGCCGATTACCAGCGTCT contains these protein-coding regions:
- a CDS encoding aspartate aminotransferase family protein gives rise to the protein MPKTKADAGQIAGVDAGILKRFATREAKAYAKAHPKSKARMGAAARHYLSGVPMHWMTDWPMPHLAVIAKASGAQIIDIDGHQIDDFCLGDTGSMFGHSPAPVARAIRAQATRGLTYMLPSDAVAEAGRLLSDRFGEMQWQIATTATDANRFAIKVARAVTGRPKILVFNGCYHGTVDDVMVELVNGVTQNRQGLLGQIADLTPGAIAVEFNDLAAVEAALAQGDVAAILTEPVMTNSCMVLPAPGFHDGLRRLASQYDALLMIDETHTLSSGLGGYTGVHGLSPDMFIVGKCVAGGMPTAVWGMSDQVAKRYATANAARAPGHSGMGTTLSANPMQFACLVATLSEVMTAKAYARMEKGAARLAKGLTKAIRKAQAPWHVARVGARVEFICAPEPLKNGTEAGLAHHHAVEAAVHLGLLNRGSLIAPFHNMMLVSPVTTKGQIDRLIAHFAAVLAELFPAPRKPA
- a CDS encoding glutamine synthetase family protein, with the translated sequence MTETSPSGSTLAEAETFLAAHPEIEAFDIILHDANGIGRGKIIRRHELEGLYKSGRHLPISILGLDICGEDVHETGLIWDQGDGDLRAWPIPGTLVALHGTTPPRGEVFMSMYTLDGAPMTSDPRHALAAQVGALAAEGLYPAGAFELEFFLLENTRDQYGKMQPARDVLDGRASRKTEVYSVDHLHGMLPLFSDIYAGAKAAGINAETMISEYAPGQYELTLHYRENVMQAADDVVRLKRIVRAQARAHGVTACFMAKPNENYAGSGMHFHVSMQDASGKNIFREEVEGQWNEAIRHALGGLKETMAESMLVFAPHANSWRRFASQSYAPVSPTWGVNNRSVALRIPAGDIRARRIEHRPSGVDASPYLVGATVLAGIRHGMKNQIDPGPETTGNGYEEAGTSAIPSDWKSAIDAAKQSDFLKEALGEDMHRTFTAIKAAEYGRVMRTVSEVDFDLYLHTV
- a CDS encoding YnfA family protein; protein product: MTGALYIGAAIAEIAGCFAFWAWWKQGAAVLWLIPGTLALIGFAWFLALTPPEHAGRSYAAYGGIYICASLAWLWFAEGEAPRATDLIGAALALAGAAVILWGARPV
- a CDS encoding NAD+ synthase translates to MTDTFRFLLVQANPVLGDIAGNAAKARAFWEEGKAAGADLVALTEMFITGYQTQDLILKPAFHQDAIRAIEALAGDCADGPALGIGGPVLANGQLFNGYYILEGGKISARVLKHHLPNDAVFDEKRLFSAADVTGPYVVKGVRIGTPICEDAWHPDVAETLAETGAEILLIPNGSPYHRGKPNLRLNLMVERVVETGLPLIYLNMVGGQDDQVFDGSSMVLNRGGRLAVQMPQFDEVSTLVTFRRGAEGWEADPGEIASIPPIGEADYRACVMGLGDYMRKSGFSKAVLGLSGGIDSAIVAAIAADALGPANVHCVMLPSEYTSAHSLEDAAEVARLLGAKLDTVSIVGARGAVGEALAHVFAGTGPDVTEENIQSRLRGLMLMGISNKFGAMLLTTGNKSEVAVGYCTIYGDMNGGYNPIKDMYKTRVFLTARWRNENHRPWMKGPSGPVMPERVITKPPSAELRPDQRDDDSLPPYEVLDAILEGLIENDLSVADLVAKGFARETVKRVEHLVCISEWKRFQAAPGVRLTQKAFWLDRRYPMVNRWRDSSGA
- a CDS encoding 2-isopropylmalate synthase; the protein is MRKFTASLYAATLAAPLATCLALSSGPALAQSDGEVITKQYDNGSVYEGTFRNGRQHGKGTYRLPNGYEYSGDWVDGEIRGQGRARYPNGSVYEGAFEKGQPQGRGKITFADGGTYDGDWIEGKMTGEGTATYPNNATYTGAFLNGQRNGKGILQNEGGYRYEGDWVNGVKEGSGKLTYSDGTVYEGAMRADERSGLGTLTMPNGLVYAGGWAQGQINGEGKLTQPNGDVYEGAFVNGKREGKGIATHKAGDVYEGDFKADKRDGQGKFSTPDGFRYEGSWVAGKMEGTGSVTYPDGSVYVGAMKADQSHGEGAITYPDKSTYQGDWVNGVIAGKGRAAYANGQVYEGNFVKARPDGQGVMTRPDGYRYEGSWKAGLRDGNGTATFANGTVYKGDFKADKRDGKGELSTTEGYRYIGDWVNNQSEGEGVATYATGDVYEGAFKADKRHGQGKMTYKTGQIAEGIWQDGILTDPAPAAAP
- a CDS encoding 2-isopropylmalate synthase, with product MAQTADTSAQQPRVMIFDTTLRDGEQSPGATMTHAEKLEIATLLDEMGVDIIEAGFPIASEGDFAAVSEIAKNAKTSTICGLARANFKDIDRAWEAVKHAKSPRIHTFIGTSPLHRAIPNLDMDQMAERIHQTVTHARNLCDNIQWSPMDATRTEADYLCRVVEIAIKAGATTINIPDTVGYTYPMESAKIIRMLLERVPGADEIIFATHCHNDLGMATANSLAAVEAGARQIECTINGLGERAGNTALEEVVMALRVRNDILPYRTAIDTTKIMHLSRRVATVSGFVVQPNKAIVGKNAFLHESGIHQDGVLKNVETFEIMRPEDIGLNAKNIVMGKHSGRAALRSKLAELGYDLADNQLNDVFVRFKALADRKKEVFDEDILALVADEQTLDAHDTLVLKKLRVVCGTDGPQEADMVLSVDGVDHHVDATGDGPVDAAFNCVKQLFPHKARLQVYQVAAVTAGTDAQATVSVRLEEDGRIVTGMSADTDTIVASVKAYINALNRLIVRRTKSAPNDDLKSVSYSDAP
- a CDS encoding rod shape-determining protein; this translates as MALIPGIFSSDMAIDLGTANTLVYIRGKGIVLNEPSVVAYHTKDGKKQVLAVGEDAKLMLGRTPGSIEAIRPMRDGVIADFEAAEEMIKHFIRKVIRRGTWTRLKIIVCVPHGATPVEKRAIRQSVISAGAKRAGLLSEPIAAAIGAGMPITEPTGNMVVDIGGGTTEVAVLSLGDIVYARSVRVGGDRMDDAIVSYLRRHQNLLIGDSTAERIKTSIGTARMPDDGRGAVMQIRGRDLLNGVPKETEISQAQVAEALAEPVQQICDAVMQALEATPPDLAADIVDRGVMLTGGGALLGDLDLALREQTGLSISVANESLNCVALGTGKALEYEKQLRHVIEYDI
- the mreC gene encoding rod shape-determining protein MreC produces the protein MSRSRSGSEEFSRPVRRLLVGLLVAALLGIFILWRIDSPRVERFRAALVDAVIPNMEWALAPVTRAMTMIEDFQSYTRIYEQNQELKRELQQMKAWKEAALQLEQKNARLLDLNHVRLDPKLTHVTGVVLADSGSPFRQSVLLNVGERDGIRDGWATMDGIGLVGRISGVGARTSRVILITDTSSRIPVTIQPSGQKALLSGDNSPLPLLDFIETTDEVRPGDRVVTSGDGGVFPAGLLVGQVAMGSDRRLRVVLAADYQRLEFLRVLRSHELEPILDPGQLIAPPLPSVPVATVDGEREAAAQPATGTGEIGETGSGYAEGGDAAVRGAAE